The following are from one region of the Streptomyces fradiae genome:
- a CDS encoding sugar phosphate nucleotidyltransferase, with amino-acid sequence MTEAILLVGGKGTRLRPLTVNTPKPMVPAAGVPFLTHQLARARAAGVDHIVLATSYLAEVFEPYFGDGSALGLSIEYVTEEEPLGTGGAIRNVASRLHSGPEDPVLIFNGDILTGLDIGALVATHETSGADVSLHLTRVEDPRAFGLVPTDATGRVTAFLEKPQTPEEIVTDQINAGAYVFRRSVIDTIPAGRPVSVERETFPDLLASGAHLQGMVDSTYWLDLGTPQAFVRGSADLVLGRAPSPAVPGRCGDRLVLDTATVAPDAKLTGGTVVGPGAVIGSGARVTGSTVLAGAVVEPGAVITDSLIGTHARIGARTVLTGAVIGDGADIGPDNELRDGVRVWCDAKLPAGAVRFSSDQ; translated from the coding sequence GTGACCGAAGCGATTCTTCTGGTCGGTGGCAAGGGCACCCGGCTGCGTCCCCTGACCGTCAACACGCCCAAGCCGATGGTCCCGGCGGCCGGCGTCCCCTTCCTGACGCACCAGCTGGCCCGGGCCCGGGCCGCCGGCGTGGACCACATCGTCCTCGCCACGTCCTACCTGGCGGAGGTCTTCGAGCCGTACTTCGGCGACGGCTCGGCGCTCGGTCTGAGCATCGAGTACGTCACCGAGGAGGAGCCCCTCGGGACCGGCGGCGCCATTCGCAACGTCGCCTCCCGGCTCCACTCGGGCCCCGAAGACCCCGTCCTGATCTTCAACGGCGACATCCTCACCGGCCTCGACATCGGCGCGCTCGTCGCCACCCACGAGACCTCCGGCGCGGACGTGTCCCTGCACCTCACCCGGGTCGAGGACCCGCGCGCCTTCGGTCTCGTGCCGACGGATGCGACGGGACGCGTCACGGCCTTCCTGGAGAAGCCGCAGACGCCGGAGGAGATCGTCACCGACCAGATCAACGCGGGCGCGTACGTCTTCCGGCGCTCGGTCATCGACACCATCCCGGCGGGCCGGCCGGTCTCCGTCGAACGCGAGACCTTCCCCGACCTGCTGGCCTCCGGCGCGCACCTGCAGGGCATGGTCGACTCCACCTACTGGCTCGACCTCGGCACCCCGCAGGCCTTCGTCCGCGGCTCCGCCGACCTCGTCCTCGGCCGCGCCCCGTCCCCGGCCGTACCGGGCCGCTGCGGCGACCGCCTGGTCCTCGACACGGCGACCGTCGCCCCGGACGCCAAGCTCACCGGCGGTACGGTCGTCGGCCCCGGCGCGGTCATCGGCTCCGGCGCGCGCGTCACCGGCTCGACCGTCCTCGCCGGCGCCGTCGTCGAACCCGGCGCCGTCATCACCGACTCCCTCATCGGCACCCACGCCCGCATCGGCGCCCGCACCGTCCTCACCGGCGCGGTCATCGGCGACGGCGCCGACATCGGCCCGGACAACGAACTCCGC
- a CDS encoding peptidoglycan recognition protein, with protein MRAYLASSIAVTCAAALALPLALTTPAGAAAPPAAPPALPAADPGAYPATHSAADPAGDLAGSTQSLPLEPLAAPETRPHGRAFGRPEGAVGEKGLTRREVRPFSLVGVVWNDARTPLHGTVQVRTRATADGAWSDWQDVETHNEEHGADPGTAEGRSGALHGATAPLWVGDSDGVEVRVRPESPESEERTAPTALPAGLRLELVDPGPDPDPAAGAGARGTRAAAAQPAAAPNVDRASAQAAASGANAEQAPFGATVIPALTREETLATLPPAAGTGSGSGTGTTADRAALAAKPYIGPRPKIITRKGWGADEKMREKAFGYTKTIKAAFVHHSATGNNYTCKQAPSVLRSIYRYHVKSLGWRDFGYNFAVDKCGNIYEGRAGGVAKPVLGAHTLGFNTNSMGVVVLGTFGSATPPAAVVTAVAKLTAWKLGLHGVNPKGKVTLTSGGGNLYKKGRKVKFNAISGHRDGFATECPGGRLYSKLGTARSSSAKYQGRS; from the coding sequence ATGCGTGCCTACCTCGCCTCCTCGATCGCCGTCACGTGCGCGGCGGCACTGGCCCTGCCGCTCGCCCTCACGACCCCGGCCGGCGCGGCCGCACCTCCAGCCGCCCCTCCGGCGCTCCCAGCCGCGGACCCGGGCGCGTACCCGGCCACGCACTCGGCCGCGGACCCGGCGGGCGACCTCGCCGGATCGACCCAGTCGCTCCCCCTCGAACCCCTCGCCGCCCCCGAGACCCGGCCGCACGGCCGCGCCTTCGGGCGGCCCGAAGGCGCGGTGGGGGAGAAGGGCCTGACCCGACGGGAGGTCAGACCCTTCTCCCTGGTGGGCGTCGTGTGGAACGACGCCCGCACCCCGCTGCACGGCACCGTGCAGGTCCGCACCCGCGCCACCGCGGACGGCGCCTGGTCCGACTGGCAGGACGTGGAGACCCACAACGAAGAGCACGGCGCCGACCCGGGCACGGCCGAAGGCCGTTCGGGCGCGCTGCACGGGGCGACCGCCCCGCTGTGGGTCGGCGACTCGGACGGCGTCGAGGTCCGCGTACGCCCGGAGTCCCCGGAGTCCGAGGAACGGACCGCCCCCACCGCCCTCCCGGCGGGCCTGCGCCTCGAACTGGTCGACCCCGGCCCGGACCCGGACCCGGCGGCCGGGGCGGGGGCGAGGGGAACGCGGGCCGCCGCTGCCCAGCCCGCCGCCGCGCCGAACGTCGATCGGGCCTCCGCCCAGGCCGCCGCGTCGGGCGCGAACGCCGAACAGGCCCCGTTCGGCGCCACCGTCATCCCCGCCCTCACCCGGGAGGAGACGCTCGCCACACTCCCGCCCGCCGCGGGCACTGGCAGTGGCAGTGGCACCGGCACTACGGCCGACCGCGCCGCGCTCGCGGCGAAGCCGTACATCGGCCCGCGCCCGAAGATCATCACCCGTAAGGGGTGGGGCGCGGACGAGAAGATGCGGGAGAAGGCCTTCGGCTACACGAAGACGATCAAGGCGGCGTTCGTGCACCACAGCGCCACCGGCAACAACTACACCTGCAAGCAGGCCCCCTCCGTGCTGCGCAGCATCTACCGCTACCACGTGAAGAGCCTGGGCTGGCGTGACTTCGGCTACAACTTCGCCGTCGACAAGTGCGGAAACATCTACGAGGGGCGGGCCGGCGGCGTCGCCAAGCCGGTGCTCGGCGCCCACACCCTCGGCTTCAACACCAACAGCATGGGCGTCGTGGTGCTCGGCACCTTCGGCAGCGCCACCCCGCCGGCCGCCGTCGTGACGGCCGTCGCCAAGCTGACGGCGTGGAAGCTCGGGCTCCACGGGGTGAATCCGAAGGGAAAGGTGACACTCACCTCAGGAGGCGGAAACCTCTACAAAAAGGGCAGGAAGGTGAAGTTCAACGCCATCTCCGGCCACCGCGACGGCTTCGCCACCGAATGCCCGGGCGGACGCCTCTACAGCAAACTCGGCACCGCCCGGTCCAGCTCGGCGAAGTACCAGGGAAGAAGCTGA
- a CDS encoding TIGR03089 family protein: MNASDRTPADLLRSALAADPARPLVTFYDDATGERVELSVATFANWVAKTANLLQGELSAAPGDRVALLLPAHWQTAVWLLACASVGVTAQIGGDPVGADYVVAGPEGLEAGLACSGDRIALSLAPLGRRFPTPPAGYADYAVEVPSQGDRFAPFVPVDPDEVALVVDGTELTGAQVVERARADAGELGLLDGGRVLSGRSYDTWAGVSAGLYAALAVAGGSVVLCRNLAELGAEGVAKRVESERVTLVLAD, translated from the coding sequence GTGAACGCCAGCGACCGCACCCCTGCCGACCTGCTGCGATCCGCGCTCGCCGCGGACCCGGCCCGCCCCTTGGTCACTTTCTACGACGACGCCACCGGTGAACGCGTGGAATTGTCGGTGGCCACCTTCGCCAATTGGGTGGCCAAGACCGCGAATCTGCTCCAGGGCGAACTGTCCGCCGCGCCCGGCGACCGGGTCGCGCTGCTGCTGCCCGCGCACTGGCAGACCGCGGTGTGGCTGCTCGCCTGCGCGTCGGTGGGCGTGACGGCGCAGATCGGCGGCGATCCGGTCGGCGCGGACTATGTGGTGGCGGGGCCGGAGGGCCTCGAGGCGGGCCTCGCCTGCTCCGGTGACCGGATCGCCCTCTCCCTCGCGCCGCTGGGGCGCCGCTTCCCGACGCCGCCCGCGGGTTACGCGGACTACGCGGTGGAGGTGCCGAGCCAGGGGGACCGGTTCGCCCCGTTCGTCCCGGTGGACCCGGACGAGGTCGCCCTCGTCGTCGACGGCACGGAACTGACGGGCGCGCAGGTGGTGGAACGGGCGCGCGCGGACGCGGGCGAGCTGGGGCTCCTCGACGGGGGCCGGGTCCTGTCCGGGCGGTCGTACGACACCTGGGCCGGCGTCTCGGCCGGGCTGTACGCGGCGCTCGCGGTGGCGGGGGGGTCGGTGGTGCTGTGCCGGAACCTGGCGGAGCTGGGGGCGGAGGGTGTGGCGAAGCGGGTGGAGAGCGAGCGGGTCACGCTCGTCCTGGCCGACTGA
- a CDS encoding LCP family protein, whose product MTDSADTPATEAGAEAGTGRRRRHWLRWAALGAAIVVLAAAGVGWWAYRKLDGNITTDTTAEAELRKYEKERPSPAVNAARNILLIGSDTRTGAGNGKYGKDEGTQRSDTTILLHISAEGAGATAVSIPRDLMVRIPRCTKADRTTTNEQFAQFNWAFEFGGTACTIRTLEKLTKIRIDHHMVIDFRGFKKMVDAVDGVEVCLKEPIDDRDAHLKLPAGRQTLHGEQALGFVRARKSIGNGSDTDRMDRQQMFLGALVNKVQSDGVLLNPTKLYPVLDAATRSITTDPGLDSLRDLYDLARSMRAIPTEKVQFLTVPRRPYSYNANRDELVQPAADQLFARLRADQPVTVHPGGGGTPERAGDGTGASTAPTFAGRNAAEGACQG is encoded by the coding sequence GTGACGGACAGCGCGGACACGCCCGCCACCGAGGCCGGGGCGGAGGCCGGGACCGGGCGCAGGCGGCGGCATTGGCTGCGGTGGGCGGCGCTCGGCGCGGCGATCGTGGTGCTCGCCGCGGCGGGGGTCGGGTGGTGGGCGTACCGGAAGCTGGACGGGAACATCACCACGGACACCACCGCCGAGGCCGAGCTGCGCAAGTACGAGAAGGAGCGCCCCTCGCCGGCCGTGAACGCGGCGCGGAACATCCTGCTGATCGGTTCGGACACCCGGACCGGGGCGGGGAACGGGAAGTACGGGAAGGACGAGGGCACCCAGCGCTCGGACACCACGATCCTGCTGCACATCTCGGCGGAGGGGGCGGGCGCGACCGCCGTGTCGATCCCGCGCGATCTGATGGTGCGGATCCCCCGCTGCACGAAGGCGGACAGGACCACCACGAACGAGCAGTTCGCGCAGTTCAACTGGGCCTTCGAGTTCGGCGGCACCGCCTGCACCATCCGCACCCTGGAGAAGCTCACGAAGATCCGGATCGACCACCACATGGTGATCGACTTCCGGGGCTTCAAGAAGATGGTCGACGCCGTGGACGGGGTGGAGGTCTGCCTCAAGGAGCCGATCGACGACCGCGACGCGCATCTGAAGCTGCCGGCCGGGCGCCAGACGCTCCACGGCGAGCAGGCGCTCGGTTTCGTACGGGCCCGCAAGTCGATCGGCAACGGCAGTGACACCGATCGGATGGACCGGCAGCAGATGTTCCTCGGGGCGCTCGTCAACAAGGTGCAGAGCGACGGCGTCCTGCTCAACCCGACGAAGCTCTACCCGGTCCTGGACGCCGCCACGAGGTCCATCACCACCGACCCGGGGCTCGACTCGCTGCGCGACCTGTACGACCTGGCGCGGTCGATGCGGGCGATCCCGACGGAGAAGGTGCAGTTCCTGACGGTGCCGCGGCGCCCGTACTCGTACAACGCGAACCGGGACGAACTGGTGCAACCCGCCGCCGATCAGCTCTTCGCGCGGCTGCGCGCCGACCAGCCGGTGACCGTGCACCCGGGCGGTGGCGGCACTCCGGAGCGGGCCGGGGACGGGACGGGCGCCTCCACGGCGCCCACGTTCGCGGGACGCAACGCGGCGGAGGGGGCGTGCCAGGGCTGA
- a CDS encoding LCP family protein, giving the protein MDAHSRGRADEIDPADQWVLNPQTGHYELRLDRSAGQSPQAAAPSQPRPRTTRGATPPGQRTHERGERTTEAAPPVPGQRRRRAPEPGDQRGPAGRRKRRPEKSRKKKVLMWTGGTMAFVVVAGAAGAYALYNHFDNNINTIEVAGGSEGFKKDEAFNVLLIGTDKRTGEGNAGYGDKNSPGHADTTILFHVSKDRTNATAMSIPRDLVIDIPECETKQPDGSVKKIPGQTDERFNISLGQADRDPGCTMRTVKEITGLTVDHFMMADFNAVKEMTTAVGGVKVCVAKPVNDPKSHLKLPAGESTIQGEQALAFVRTRHSFGNESDLDRMKVQQQFLSSMIRQMKSDDTLTSPTKLYGLADAATKALTVDTGIGSISKLKSLALELAKIDTKNITFLTMPVIDNPSEPKPVTVVPDPVEAPRLFEMMQSDTSLTEVKKKETDAKNAQAAAQAKLLQGARSTAHEVRVDVYNGSGKTGAAQKTLEWLQNEHGVTRSSNKSNAPEPAAKTTLTYAPNQADQARKLADLMGLPATALKPGTQDAGEREPMTLVLGADYKGAGVPLTGPAKAPEGAQTADKQVCAK; this is encoded by the coding sequence GTGGACGCGCACAGCCGTGGACGGGCGGACGAGATCGACCCCGCCGACCAGTGGGTACTCAACCCGCAGACGGGCCACTACGAACTGCGACTGGACCGCTCCGCTGGGCAGTCGCCGCAGGCCGCCGCCCCGTCCCAACCGCGCCCCCGCACCACCCGTGGCGCCACACCTCCCGGCCAGAGAACCCACGAGCGCGGCGAGCGCACCACCGAGGCCGCGCCGCCCGTCCCCGGGCAGCGCCGGCGCCGTGCCCCCGAGCCCGGTGACCAGCGCGGTCCGGCCGGGCGTCGCAAGCGCCGGCCGGAGAAGTCGCGCAAGAAGAAGGTCCTGATGTGGACCGGCGGCACCATGGCCTTCGTGGTCGTGGCGGGCGCCGCCGGGGCGTACGCGCTCTACAACCACTTCGACAACAACATCAACACCATCGAGGTCGCGGGCGGCAGCGAGGGCTTCAAGAAGGACGAGGCCTTCAACGTCCTGCTCATCGGCACCGACAAGCGGACCGGTGAGGGCAACGCCGGCTACGGGGACAAGAACAGCCCCGGCCACGCCGACACCACGATCCTCTTCCACGTCTCCAAGGACCGGACGAACGCCACGGCGATGTCCATCCCGCGCGACCTGGTCATCGACATCCCCGAGTGCGAGACGAAGCAGCCCGACGGCTCCGTCAAGAAGATCCCCGGCCAGACCGACGAGCGCTTCAACATCAGCCTCGGCCAGGCCGACCGCGACCCGGGCTGCACCATGCGCACCGTCAAGGAGATCACCGGGCTCACCGTCGACCACTTCATGATGGCCGACTTCAACGCCGTCAAGGAGATGACGACGGCCGTCGGCGGCGTGAAGGTCTGTGTGGCGAAGCCCGTCAACGACCCCAAGTCGCACCTCAAGCTGCCGGCCGGCGAGTCCACCATCCAGGGCGAGCAGGCCCTCGCCTTCGTCCGTACCCGGCACAGCTTCGGCAACGAGAGCGACCTGGACCGCATGAAGGTCCAGCAGCAGTTCCTCAGCTCGATGATCCGGCAGATGAAGTCGGACGACACGCTCACGTCGCCGACCAAGCTGTACGGCCTCGCCGACGCCGCCACCAAGGCGCTCACCGTCGACACGGGGATAGGAAGCATCTCCAAGCTCAAGTCCCTGGCCCTGGAACTCGCCAAGATCGACACCAAGAACATCACGTTCCTGACCATGCCGGTCATCGACAACCCGAGCGAGCCCAAGCCCGTCACGGTCGTACCCGACCCCGTCGAGGCCCCGCGGCTCTTCGAGATGATGCAGTCCGACACCTCGCTCACCGAGGTGAAGAAGAAGGAGACGGACGCCAAGAACGCCCAGGCCGCGGCCCAGGCGAAGCTTCTCCAGGGCGCCCGTTCCACCGCGCACGAGGTCCGGGTCGATGTCTACAACGGCAGCGGCAAGACCGGCGCGGCGCAGAAGACGCTCGAATGGCTCCAGAACGAGCACGGCGTGACGCGGTCGAGCAACAAGAGCAACGCCCCGGAGCCGGCGGCGAAGACCACGCTCACGTACGCGCCCAACCAGGCCGACCAGGCCCGCAAGCTCGCGGACCTGATGGGCCTGCCCGCCACGGCACTCAAGCCGGGCACGCAGGACGCCGGGGAGCGTGAGCCCATGACGCTCGTACTCGGCGCCGACTACAAGGGGGCGGGGGTGCCCCTCACCGGTCCGGCGAAGGCGCCGGAGGGTGCGCAGACGGCCGACAAGCAGGTGTGCGCCAAGTGA
- a CDS encoding LCP family protein — translation MGQSSVRREGARNRASRAQEVGWDDSLYEEGNTGDGGPGGGPDGGPGGRIPHARRAGGGDDDGSTGTSTGPGSGSGTGHRRGGSRRRARTKKSGKRKVLRWTAIAVSLLVVGTAGAGYLYYEHLNGNIRSGGRAGGESGVEKAAPNALGDTPLNILLIGSDDRSDPKNVALGGGKKDANRPPLADVQMLLHVSADRKNASIVSIPRDTVVKIPECKGADGKKYPETTNRPINESLARGGPGCTLTTWEKLTGVYIDHWMMIDFAGVVAMADEVGGVPVCVKTGVWDKSTPAAPGGSHLKLPEGTHDVKGEQALQWLRTRHAWGSDQGRAQAQHMYMNGLMKKLQDQNAWTDTPQLMGLVETAIDAFQVSDEIGTVKKLFDLSMQLKNVKLDRLTTATVPTTEYPPNPKAWLQPIPSAAEKMWSMLRDDVAMDKNGDPADGKGKPKASASAKPAATAGAPASLAISVINGTAGDGEPAQEGRATDVAKELRDKGFGQAQSSREAQPRKDSVVFYPKGDGDQGKADATSVATALGLPASAVRADAKVSGLTLVVGADWREGRTYKKPTVAAGDLPEGADDKTDCMSVYPVYKWDGKS, via the coding sequence GTGGGACAGAGCAGCGTGCGCAGGGAGGGGGCGCGGAACCGCGCCTCGCGCGCCCAAGAGGTGGGCTGGGACGACAGCCTCTACGAGGAGGGGAACACCGGTGACGGCGGTCCGGGCGGAGGCCCGGACGGGGGCCCTGGCGGCCGAATACCCCACGCCCGGCGGGCCGGCGGCGGGGACGACGACGGCTCTACGGGTACGAGTACGGGCCCGGGTTCGGGTTCCGGTACGGGCCACCGGCGCGGCGGTTCGCGCCGGCGCGCCAGGACCAAGAAGTCCGGCAAGCGCAAGGTGCTGCGCTGGACCGCCATCGCGGTGTCGCTGCTGGTCGTCGGCACGGCCGGCGCCGGATACCTGTACTACGAGCACCTCAACGGCAACATCCGCAGCGGTGGCCGCGCGGGCGGCGAGAGCGGGGTGGAGAAGGCCGCGCCGAACGCGCTCGGCGACACCCCGCTGAACATCCTGCTCATCGGCTCCGACGACCGTTCCGACCCCAAGAACGTGGCGCTGGGCGGCGGCAAGAAGGACGCCAACCGGCCGCCGCTCGCCGACGTGCAGATGCTGCTGCACGTCTCCGCGGACCGGAAGAACGCCTCGATCGTCTCCATCCCGCGCGACACGGTCGTCAAGATCCCCGAGTGCAAGGGTGCGGACGGCAAGAAGTACCCCGAGACCACCAACCGGCCGATCAACGAGTCGCTGGCCCGGGGCGGTCCCGGCTGCACCCTCACCACCTGGGAGAAGCTCACCGGGGTCTACATCGACCACTGGATGATGATCGACTTCGCGGGTGTGGTCGCCATGGCCGACGAGGTCGGCGGCGTCCCGGTCTGTGTGAAGACCGGCGTCTGGGACAAGTCGACGCCCGCCGCGCCCGGCGGCTCTCATCTCAAGCTCCCCGAGGGCACCCACGACGTCAAGGGCGAGCAGGCGCTGCAGTGGCTGCGCACCCGGCACGCCTGGGGCAGCGACCAGGGCCGCGCCCAGGCCCAGCACATGTACATGAACGGGCTGATGAAGAAGCTCCAGGACCAGAACGCCTGGACCGACACCCCGCAGCTGATGGGGCTTGTCGAGACCGCCATCGACGCCTTCCAGGTCTCCGACGAGATCGGCACGGTGAAGAAGCTGTTCGACCTGTCGATGCAGCTGAAGAACGTGAAGCTGGACCGGCTGACCACGGCCACCGTCCCGACCACCGAGTACCCGCCCAACCCGAAGGCGTGGCTCCAGCCGATCCCGTCGGCCGCCGAGAAGATGTGGTCGATGCTCCGCGACGACGTGGCCATGGACAAGAACGGCGACCCGGCAGACGGGAAGGGGAAGCCGAAGGCGTCCGCGTCCGCGAAGCCTGCGGCCACCGCCGGTGCGCCCGCCTCCCTCGCCATCTCGGTGATCAACGGCACCGCGGGCGACGGCGAGCCGGCCCAGGAGGGCCGGGCCACCGACGTCGCCAAGGAACTGCGTGACAAGGGCTTCGGCCAGGCCCAGTCCTCCCGGGAGGCCCAGCCGCGCAAGGACAGCGTGGTGTTCTACCCGAAGGGCGACGGCGACCAGGGCAAGGCCGACGCCACCTCCGTGGCCACCGCCCTCGGCCTGCCGGCCTCGGCGGTCCGTGCGGACGCCAAGGTCAGCGGCCTCACCCTGGTCGTCGGCGCCGACTGGCGCGAGGGCCGCACCTACAAGAAGCCGACCGTGGCGGCGGGCGACCTGCCCGAGGGCGCGGACGACAAGACCGACTGCATGAGCGTCTACCCGGTCTACAAGTGGGACGGGAAGTCCTGA
- a CDS encoding glycosyltransferase family 2 protein, which produces MNANTPVSVIMPVLDEERHLRNSVRHILEQEYDGEMEVVIALGPSTDRTDEIAAELVREDPRVRTVPNPTGRTPAALNAAIKASRHPIVVRVDGHGMLSPNYIATAVRLLEETGAMNVGGIMHAEGENAWEDAVAAAMTSKIGVGNAAFHTGGAAGPAETVYLGVFRREALEQQDGYNVEFIRAQDWELNFRIREAGGLIWFSPELRVQYRPRPSVRALAKQYKDYGRWRHVVARYHEGSINLRYLAPPAAVCAIAAGLVIGATLTPLGFVIPAGYLAAITAGSVPAGKGLSLKARLQIPVALATMHMSWGFGFLTSPRALARKVIASRRPAVKAGETV; this is translated from the coding sequence ATGAACGCCAATACCCCTGTGTCTGTGATCATGCCGGTCCTCGACGAGGAGCGGCATCTGCGCAACTCGGTCCGCCACATCCTGGAGCAGGAGTACGACGGCGAGATGGAGGTGGTGATCGCGCTCGGGCCGTCCACGGACCGCACCGACGAGATCGCCGCCGAGCTCGTACGGGAAGACCCCCGGGTCCGCACCGTGCCGAACCCCACCGGCCGTACGCCCGCCGCCCTGAACGCGGCGATCAAGGCCTCCCGTCACCCGATCGTGGTCCGCGTCGACGGCCACGGCATGCTGTCGCCCAACTACATCGCGACCGCCGTGCGCCTCCTGGAGGAGACGGGCGCGATGAACGTCGGCGGCATCATGCACGCCGAGGGCGAGAACGCCTGGGAGGACGCGGTCGCCGCCGCCATGACCTCGAAGATCGGCGTGGGCAACGCGGCCTTCCACACGGGCGGCGCGGCCGGCCCGGCGGAGACCGTCTACCTGGGCGTCTTCCGCCGCGAGGCGCTGGAGCAGCAGGACGGCTACAACGTGGAGTTCATCCGCGCCCAGGACTGGGAGCTGAACTTCCGCATCCGCGAGGCCGGCGGTCTGATCTGGTTCTCGCCGGAGCTGCGCGTGCAGTACCGGCCGCGGCCGAGCGTCCGCGCCCTCGCCAAGCAGTACAAGGACTACGGCCGCTGGCGGCATGTCGTCGCCCGGTACCACGAGGGCTCGATCAACCTGCGCTACCTCGCCCCGCCGGCCGCCGTCTGCGCGATCGCCGCGGGTCTCGTGATCGGCGCGACCCTCACCCCGCTCGGCTTCGTGATCCCGGCCGGCTATCTGGCGGCGATCACCGCGGGTTCGGTCCCGGCCGGCAAGGGCCTGTCCCTGAAGGCCCGGCTGCAGATCCCGGTGGCCCTGGCGACCATGCACATGTCGTGGGGCTTCGGCTTCCTGACCAGCCCGCGCGCGCTTGCGCGGAAGGTCATCGCGAGCAGGCGCCCGGCGGTGAAGGCCGGCGAGACCGTCTGA
- a CDS encoding LCP family protein: MRMATTLSVVVLAAGGIGHAVVTSLDTGINRIDPFKDMKNRPQAGHGMNVLVVGTDGRDRITEEERKKYRLGGAPCHCTDTVMLVHISEDRERASVVSLPRDSYAEMPEHTDLTTGKHHHAHPVKLNAAYAEGGPSLTVRTVESMTGVKIDHYLEVDFTSFMRTVDAVGGVQICTAKPLKDSYTGLDLAAGPHELDGGQALQYVRARHVDGAADIGRMQRQQKFLAALIDRVTGGGVLLNPVRFREVASTMLSSVRADQGFGTQQMLALAKAMNGFTPASSEFVSVPIGEMSFPVKGIGSTVKWDAPKAQKLFQSLRDDRPLTPARPAAPKGPRPVDVDVAPKTIRVQVYNGTGADGLGGRVDTALRATGFDTTRAPRTAPGGREHARTLVEYDPGWDRSAKSLAAALPGAELRPVKGQGATLKVTVGADYKAVTPVREREQQTGQFEAVRGDQVVCP, from the coding sequence ATGCGGATGGCGACGACGCTGTCCGTGGTGGTGCTCGCCGCCGGGGGCATCGGGCATGCCGTGGTGACCAGCCTCGACACCGGGATCAACCGGATCGACCCCTTCAAGGACATGAAGAACCGCCCGCAGGCCGGGCACGGCATGAACGTGCTGGTCGTCGGCACCGACGGACGCGACCGGATCACCGAGGAGGAGCGGAAGAAGTACCGGCTCGGCGGCGCCCCCTGCCACTGCACGGACACCGTGATGCTCGTGCACATCTCGGAGGACCGGGAGCGGGCGAGCGTGGTGTCGCTGCCCCGTGACTCGTACGCCGAGATGCCCGAGCACACCGACCTCACCACCGGCAAGCACCACCACGCGCACCCGGTGAAGCTGAACGCGGCGTACGCGGAGGGCGGGCCGTCGCTGACCGTGCGGACGGTGGAGTCGATGACCGGGGTGAAGATCGACCACTATCTGGAGGTCGACTTCACCAGCTTCATGCGCACCGTCGACGCGGTCGGCGGGGTGCAGATCTGCACCGCCAAGCCGCTGAAGGACTCCTACACCGGGCTCGACCTGGCCGCCGGGCCGCACGAGCTCGACGGCGGGCAGGCGCTGCAGTACGTGCGCGCCCGGCACGTCGACGGCGCCGCCGACATCGGGCGCATGCAGCGGCAGCAGAAGTTCCTGGCGGCGCTGATCGACCGGGTGACCGGCGGCGGGGTGCTGCTCAACCCGGTGCGCTTCCGCGAGGTCGCCTCCACCATGCTGAGCTCGGTCCGGGCCGACCAGGGCTTCGGCACCCAGCAGATGCTGGCCCTGGCGAAGGCGATGAACGGCTTCACGCCGGCCTCGTCGGAGTTCGTGTCCGTGCCGATCGGCGAGATGAGCTTCCCGGTGAAGGGGATCGGCTCCACGGTGAAGTGGGACGCGCCGAAGGCGCAGAAGCTGTTCCAGTCGCTGCGCGACGACCGCCCGCTCACCCCCGCCCGGCCGGCCGCGCCGAAGGGGCCGCGGCCCGTCGACGTGGACGTCGCGCCGAAGACGATCCGGGTCCAGGTCTACAACGGGACCGGCGCGGACGGACTCGGCGGCCGGGTCGACACGGCCCTGCGCGCCACCGGCTTCGACACCACCCGCGCACCGCGGACCGCGCCCGGCGGCCGCGAGCACGCCCGCACCCTCGTCGAGTACGACCCCGGCTGGGACCGCTCGGCGAAGTCCCTGGCCGCGGCCCTGCCGGGCGCCGAGCTCCGCCCGGTGAAGGGCCAGGGCGCGACCCTGAAGGTGACGGTGGGCGCGGACTACAAGGCCGTGACGCCGGTACGGGAGCGGGAGCAGCAGACGGGGCAGTTCGAGGCGGTGCGGGGGGACCAGGTGGTGTGCCCGTAG